TAAATTTCGGACCAGCATAGCTTGCCTTTGGGGTCAGTTTTGGGAACCTAATCTAAGACTACATTGGCCTCAAGAAAAGGGGAggtatggaaaaaaaagtaaattcaaTTGATCACCAGTATATGTTAGGTGTTCGAAAAGTAGCTTAGTTCtgcttttaaactttaaaagcTAATAGCCATTCATACACAGGCACCAGATGTCAGACTGtcctttaaaatgtgttaaaatttgagaaacaacaaacaaaaaaatttgaaaaaatgttAGAATTTTATTTGTTGCTGCATTTATAGTTCCAAATTGCATTTAATCCTCGAGAAATCAATATATACAGTCTCTGAGATCaagttaattacatttaaaatcacATCTGAATAGGTTTGTATGTTGTTTTCAACTCACTTGAGCCACTGCACCTTACAGAGAGTTTGGTGGCCATTGATGTTTGGTTAAGGTCTGGCAACTGTCATCAGCATGATGAATTACTATTTATGTGGTCACTTATGTAATTACAGGTAGAAGAGTCTGCTTTCTCAACTGGCAACTTGGTTTTTCAGTCAATTAGGTTAATTATGGTACTCTTAGTTGCCCTCTGAAATGTTGTATTTTGCATCTTAGGTACctcatggtggtggcagcagggACTGGCAGACTGGTCACAATTGAGGGCATGTTGAATGGCGATACGCTCAATGGAAATATGTTCCACGGCACTCAGGACCTCAGGCTGGCTCAAAGGTTCACTTGCCCAAGTTTAGGGACAACATAGTCCTAGAGTGGCCCAGAGAGAGACCAGAAAATGTCTGTCCCAATAACTACCTGACTGAGCTTGAGAAGATttgcaaacacaaaaaaaagttggcAAAGCTTGTTGGTTCACACCCAAAAAGACTGCAATTACTACCAAAGGTGCTTCTTATAAGTAAAGGGCctgaatatttatattaatgtaataGTTCAGTTTTTCCTTTCTAATAATATATAGAGGACTTTACACAGTAGCATCAGACCAATCATAACCAAATTGAaactgtatgtaaaaatgtataaatacattataatttttctttgtctagcacctaacaatctctgagcatgctccttgctgacaagtctgagccttatcagggctcttagtttgtaaactcaatattctatagaaatcgaacgagaattgctggtgtcttcctcttgtaagtcgctttggataaaaaagcatctgctaaacaAAGTAAAGTATGTCAGACAATTTATATTGACAGGGGACAACATCTCGTTTTAGGTGCATGTGCGTTATTCCCACAAGGCACCAGGACGCAGTATGGGAAGAAGACAAGCAGCCAGAAATGGCGTCATGCTCACAGCACCGTTCTGTTGGGAAAACCTGAGGCCTGCCGTTCATTTGGATTATTCACTCATAGCAATAGTGCCCAGTTCCATCTTATCATTGTTGAGTATTTCAGTTTATTCTGAAATAAAGCTGCAGCAAATGATGACAAAAGACCTTAGCAAATTACACTCACACAAAGGAATTAAGCCAAAATATTCCAGTGTAAAGAATAAGTCAGAACTGTCATAACTGACATATGAACCCAATCCCACCATCTGGGTCACGTCAAGACATGACGTCTAACTAACCGGCTTCTGGCATCTTTCTGTGTGCCGGTGCGCTGCGTGCAGGTCAGGTTTCAGTGCACGCTGCCTGACCTGGTGGCAGGTTCGAAAGAGCGCAGGCTCTACTGAGGATGTTAGCGTGCAGCAGGATGATGAGACAGAGTCAGTAAACACCGGCTACTTCAGTTACCGTACGGCCCGGACAAGGCCCAGCAACCCACAGCTGTCATGTCTGAGTAACGGAGGATTATAAAATGTGGGAAAGGCACAACTCtaacaaactattttttttaagtaaaaaaaaaaaaactgaaactaatAATTCTTTGTGAGTTCTTTCTATTGTACACACTTCATCACAAAAAGAGCAAAAGATCAGCACACCGCCCATCGGCTTTAAGGTCACTAATGCCATCGGCTCCTTTTCACCACGGTCTGAAAAGGCGAGGGCATTCCTCTATTTGGAACGGCCCAGAAGTGCTGCTGTGACTTCAGAGTGACAGCTGGCTGGCTGCATCCCTTCCTGCAGAACCCATCATCTCCTCCCTGCCGGCCGCGAGTAAATGAGCACTCCAAGGGGTCAAAGGTAGCGCTCCCTTTCCCAAGAGTCCACCCAGCCAGAACAACCCTCCCATGAAACAGGAAGGGAGGGCATCGTCCATATGTTGTCTTCACTCACAGGGAACATGCCCGTGACCAGGcagtctcatttttttttttttttttttttttttggaatcgAGGGACAGTGAATTAGGGGGAGAAGGCTCCTAGAGAAAAGTCAAAATGAGCTGTAAAATCTCCCCCTCCCCCTACTGCCACCAACCATTACAAAGATGAGAAATGGGATCGCGGGGGTCAGATCAAAAGCCTGCTCACCCTTTCACTTCCTGAGAAGttaccacttaaaaaaaaaaaaaaaaggatcagtATCATGTCAGCAATACTTTACATTCATCCGCTCTAAAAGCCATAAAAGTCCCACAAAGTTCAAGCCCACGCTTACAACTACcactgtgcccctgagcaaCACATACCTAACCCCATGATGTTCTGGGGGATGTTGGTCCTACAAGAGGACAGCATCAGGCCACATTTACATAACTCCAATGGCAGTGCCATAACAATGGCAGTACCGAGTCAACCCAGCACCTGCAACGAGGGGACAAatactttcataaaaaaaaaataaaaaaatgaagagctGATCACATTCAGTGTTAAGCTGAACATCTGTAGGCCTTTCTGCTGAAGTGAAGCATCTGCGGGCCGACGCTGGTCACATGTCCACACAGCCGGTGCCACACTACACCAGTGAGTGTATGCAGCTGGACAGCAACTGGAGCCAGCTGTCCTACCCTGTCTGCACGTTGGGGTCAGCGCTTTGTTGTCAGCCAGTTAGCAAGACGTCCTTTTTGATTTGAGAGTCaatgtcctaaaaaaaaaaataataatcacacaGTCTCCGCTCACACTGGTGCATCATAAAATGCCAGAAAATATGGCAACCGCCCGAAACAAATAAACCCGTCCTCCCGTCCAACAGGGCAGATGAATTATTAACCTGTGGCTTTACGGGAGGCCACATCTTTTGTGGTGACAGACACAGACTAACAGCGACGTGAACCACTCTCTCCTTTACCTGGTTCATCCGACACCCTTCAGCTAACCGTCCCAACCGCAGCCAGGCCAGGTGGAACAATGGTGAAAGGTGGTCACCACAAAAGCGTGGACTGTGCTGAAAGGGGACAGAGCGGAGTGCTCTCATTGTGGCCGGACAACAGGTGTCAGGCCGGTGCCCTGGGCCTTCGGTCCGCTGCATTGAAATATGCATGAGATGGCCCACTGCCTTGCTGCTGTCAGCGTGGCTCGGCCGTCTGGCAGCGGGGAGGAGTGTTGCACCCCAATGCTTCGCTTGCTGCTGCTTGAACAAGGAGGGCCTTTCATTTTGACCTTGTAATGAGTTTAAATATTCCATGAGTTCTGCCGTTTTAATAATTGATGCACAATGCCACCACACAAGCAGCAGGGCTGGCCCGGACCTCAGGGGAAGAGGGTGCGAGCGAGATGATGCATGGGAAAACAGGCTTCTGGGAGGTTCCCAGAAATTAGGAACCGAACAGAGAGCACCAGCTGTCCATGCCGTTGTGGCCCGTTTTCTGGACGGCCAATTCATTACTTCTGGTTTATTGGACAACGCTCACCATCAGCTCACCTGTCTTTGACCAAAGGCATCTAATACATACATGCGAACTAATTTAATACATagttatttatgacatttttgaaaatagtgTATTGTAATGTATCTAATAGATTTGAATCACCaaatttaaagaaattaaaatatgcaCATTGCAATATAATTTAGTTCCTTACAATTTTTacactgaatatatatattttgttttttacactGAACTAGGTCTTAAAACCAACCCAAAATAATTTAATGCTCTTTTTTTGTGAAGGAAATAGCCAGAAGTGACTTCGAGGATCTTTCTGAGAAAATGGCATTTGATCGCCATCTAGAGGCACATTCAAAAACAATCAGGTCAAGCACATCTCCAGTATTGAAGAGTTTATGGAAAGTTGCATCAAAATGATTATTTAACCTGGGCCAAACATAGTTCTAAACGTATAGCAAAAATACCATTAATTCAGTACATTCCAGTTcaatccaactttatttatacAGGACTTGAAAATAATAAGGTTAATGGTgcttaaaacatttgaataattgAGACAtcatttcagattcatttaTGCTTTGACATTTAGGTCAGTGAAGTGTGTAACAACTGGGTCGTTGTACTAAGTTTCCAACAACAAACACCAGCTGTTGAACGTAGCACCGTGGTCTTATCAACTCTGGCAAGCTTCACACACATGCCTCCACCTGAGAGCATGTCTCTTCTGGAGCCAttatcctacacacacacacacacacacacacagagctatCACATATCAGGGCCCTTCACACGTCTGTCAGCCAACGCGTCCACGTGCCATCTGCCGCATTACCTCACCGGCACAGCCACAGCCCAGGGACCAGAAAGAGAAAGTAACTGGATACCTCTGATTGGTGCCTGAGGGCCGCCAGTCAGTCATGGCGCAGGGCCCTGTGCATCGCAGGTGACTCACCCAGACCACTTAGGCAGGATGATGTTGAGCATAAATGGAGGACGTCTTGTTGTTTTCACCATTGGAACACAAAGTGCTGGATCAGTAAAAGACATTTGGGGTCAGTTTACGGTTCGAGGATTGTGCCTAGTCCTTTTATGGAAAGCGTCACTGAACTGACCATGAGCAAGAAATTGGTGTGTTTCttgcattaaaatgtcatgATATGAGCTGTGTtatggaaaaaaatatcaatttacatgatttggaagtttagttttttattgtacaaatgtttcaatagcaaaacataaaaaagtaacaaaaaggAGCCACAAGAGAGATCAAACAGTGAGAAAATCCATATATCCAGTTCTAAAACCATTTCATAGGTTATACCATACAGTCATGTTGACTACTTAGGAGTCTTTTTAGGCGTCTTTGAACCTTTCTTCTTTGGGGTTGAAAACTCCTTGTTACAACAATCACATACCCAGCAacctatatttaaaaaaaagaggagagattAGTTAATGTTTATCAAGTGTAAGATGACACACAGATCTCTAAATATACTTCCAGTTCAAGTGTATTGCTTAATTATTCATTAGTTTTGAGTGGAACCATTGCGATCAAGACTGGATCATGAACGGAGGATACTACAGGATGGAAGCAAGCAGAAgcagtaaataataaaactcGAAGCTTTCATCAGTCTggtgcgcaaaaaaaaaaaaaaaacattagacaGCTGGTGGAAGGTGGAAAATGCGAATAGGTGAAGACCCTTACCCAAAGGAATGGAGTCCATTCCCACACAGAACGTATGGAATCCACGGTCACACTTGTCGCAGAACATCATCTCTTCCTCGTGGTGGGGCTGTTCGCACACCGAGCATGTCTTACACTCCATGCACTGCCAGCGGTAGGTCTTGATGAGGGCCACCAGCTCTGTGCTCATGTCCAGACACGATGGGTGACCTATGAGGGGCATACAAACGTTGGTATGGACACAAATGCACCAATTGTTCGTTCACCAGGcatgttaaatgaaataaaacataaataatccCCATTAATACAAtccacagaaaataaacaatctctttctaaaatgtattaaaacacatgaaaggGAATCAAGTGGCTCTTGTTTGAAGGTGCGACTCACCGCTGTTTCTGCACTGGGAGCAGTGTATTAGCGCTTCAGGTTTTCCTTTCTTGTTGGACTCCTTACCCTTCTGGCATATGCCACATATAGCATTGGGAATGACCTTAGGCTGGAAGGGCAGAACAACGCTATAAATCCATGGCAACAAGGTCAGGTAAACCATGTGACTCATGGATAAACTCAGGTCCTCTCAGTAAAAGACCAGGATTTTATGGGGAGGAGGGGTATTTTATCTGGTAAATGGTTCACAacactaaaattaaaaacattagcAGGATTTCCCTTGACACATTCAAAACTTTATAACAGAAAACTTTATACCACAAAGATTGCAACTGATCAAAAGAAATCAGAAGAAATGCAGTTTGTCATTATGTTCACAGTCAAACACTGCACATGAATACTTTTTTGGAAATGTTGAGAGAATACATATCCAGGGAACTCctataaaaacaaagaaatgaatTAATCTGCCAAAATCCTGCACTCCCAGCAGTGCAAGTGTGTCGATGCCGTAACATGGAGTGCATATATTTCATTTGTTCAGTGCTCACAAATTAATAAACCTCAGTTGTCAATCTAAATTTCCAGCGGTTTTATTGAAGTATGTAACCGTGATACACCCTTCAGACATTTATCACATGACAAGTCTTGACTTCGGAAAGGAAACATGAGGTGAAAAGGAAGCTGGAACGAATGAAAGGAGCAAAGATAGATAGAAAGCACGAACAAGAAGGAAATAAACTTTCCAAATGTAAAGATATGACATGGACTACCAAACATTTTGATCAATTAAGTGCTAAAATGTTTCAGAACCAGTAGAATAAACAGGAGTTATAAAAGACAGCTGAAAATGTATTCTTATACATTATAGGTCTCTGTAAATTGTACCGTGTAGCTACACATTAGACAAACAATAGAAAATGAAACATCAGAGCGCCGTGAAAGCTTTAAGACCCTGTGACAAGCATCAGTGCAACACAAAATGTTTATAAACAGTACAATTTTTGACAgtctttataaaatgttttacaaagAACCAgaaattttctttcattttcttgtttgttcttCTTTAACAATTATAAGAGATTTAGCGCTTCCTAAAGACTTAAAGGGGAGGGGATAAACACACATTACCTTTGGCACCACACTATTAGACTCATATCAactttcaaaaaataaaatattttgatatGCTGGTGACTTTAATAACTCTTCAGCTTTACGCCTAATTAGACACTGTTCATTTAAAACCACAactaataaattagaaattaaaaagaaaactggATGCAAAACAAGAGGAAAACCCAACTGCAACTGAGAAGCTTAGGCCAGGGTAAATGGCAAAAATTAAAGCAAGAGCCAAACAAAGAGCTGGCAGGGTAAATAGTAAGTCAGCTTTCTTGAAGCACCATTACTGATGGTGAGTGTCATAAAATCGCTGCATTTCACTCTGAAGAGCACAATGTGTGTGTTAGACGTAAAACTAGCCGTACTGCACTTAAAGCATTATTTCCTGTGTATTGCCACAAAGTCTTTCACATAAAAGATAAAAGTTAGTGCTTAAAGTAGCGCTAGGCGCTTCTTATTTTGCGGGCGGGGGGGTTAAATCTAGCAGCCATACGTACCTGCTTACTTGCCTTTTAGTTCTACCGACAAGGGAGCAGCTGAGAGGTATTTAAAACATTCAATGTAGAtacttgtgtgagtgtgtgagacgTGCACAAAAATCCTGTTGTTTAAACCATTCCAGAGAAGGGAAGAGGGGGCAAAAGTTACTGCTTATTGCTCCAAACGTTTATGCCCAGAACAGCGTGATCCCTCCTCACCTGAGTGGACATTCCAGAAACTGAGTGTCAAAAAGTAAGGTCCACAGATGAACAAGTTCAGCTTGAGAAGCTACAGTCATCTGaaggagtgtgagtgtgtgagtgcatgagaTGAGTTCACGCTGAGACACATCGGATGTCTCTGCTGAAGTGCTGAGAAGGTGAGAAGGGGActggacaaaacaaagaaaaaaggggaagaaaagTGCTgtcgaagaaaaaaaaaatatatagatagatatttaTCAGGGGCTTTTTTCTTCTACCTTGTACCCAGGGACAGATTTGAGGGGACGTGGGGTGGTGTCTTTGCCCTGGCCTGTGGCACGGTCCTTGGTTTTGCCTTTGGAAAGGACACTGCTGTCCTGGCTCTCCCCATCGGAGGTGTTCCCAGAGGAGCTGTCCTGAATACAAGACATATTTTCATCATGTGTAAAGTGCTGAGGTTATCTTTCCTCCAAGATAATGATACCAATTAGAGGTTTGCCATAATATGAAAAGTGGTAAAAAAAGTGGTATGTTAACTGGTTTATAGCTAACAGTTCCTTAACAACACAATTAGCATCATGTGATCTGCTAAAGGTCTGAATgtttgatggaaaaaaaatgcatttagtaAATGTGGCATATGGCCAGAGGTTCTTACAGAGGAACCTTTGTTTTTCTTCCCATCGTCTGCTTTGATGTCCTCTGCTTCATCAGAGTCCCCATCACTGTCTGGTGCAGGCAGCTCGGGATCCAGCGGAGGCTCATAAAGAGCTGTGTTCAATGGCAGGTAGCGCAGCTCGTTCGGGGAGTACCTGCAGCAAATTATTTCACAAAGGAAAGCGAATAAATTGTTCACATATTCAAAAAATTGACTGGCGGTATATTTTCTGATTATTGTAGTTTTAATAGCTCAGTGTTGGCTATTCTAAAGTTTGTTGCATTGCAGTTAGAGATGTTGAATTTTATTATAGCAACAAGATAAAAGCACAAGAACATTATTCCAGTTCATGTAGATAGATTATCTGTAAACAAACATTCCCCAgcaattttacatatacataaatcCATGAATATAAACCAATCATGACAAACATTTAAATTACACTTTACATTTGACATTACCGTGTGTTGAAAAAGCACAGCTTTGAAATAGCACCTTTTATAATAGTCCTGAAATTGACCAGGTATGAGAGCCACAGGGTAAGGGCCTGTCTTTGTACGCTCTGGGGGAAGGACTTTGTATTTGCCTTGAGGAACCTGGATAATCTGGttgtaagcaaaaaaaaaattgggtcaAATCTGCCCATGACAGAGAAAGACTTGAGTGACGAGTGAAGCTCCTTACATGAGTTTGAAGGTCAAAATAGGCTCTTCGCTCCTCCATCCTTTCTCTGTTGAAGTTACTATTAAATTCTGCTGCTTTCTTAGCAGCTTTCTTGATGTATTCTGGAACTTTGCTAGCTTCAACCTTTTGAGGgttctgctgctgcatttgCTAGAGAAAGAAGAGATTAAATCATTCAGCactaattatattaattatatgaaCCTCAGGTTGTACATAACAATTACTGTGCTGTATTGGTCAACGTTTGTTTCCAAATCATCAAAGCTGGTTCAGGAGTTTCGCAGTTTATGCACTATATATGAATTTGAACCCAAAAAGCAGTGCACTgcgtagtatttttttttttttattagaaaatgaTGATCCACCACATAAATAGTACCAGAAATGAGTGCtcatggaaatatttttttatgataaggGCGTTTTATTTGGTTGTTCCTGGACAGAGGTCTTGGTCATTAAATTTCCTTCTAAAgttataaacatttataaacattttatacaaCACATACACTAATCAAGCCTGTTTCACCACACATTTGCCACAATTGGCAAAATACAACCCCCTAATTTAGCATGCAGAGTATGGGACGAAGACCACTTACAACACTGAGAGTACTCACTGAGTACTCTTTAGTTATCCTCTGGCGTTCCCGTTCCTGAAGGATGACAGAATATTCTGCATGTTTAGCTGGATACTCCTTAATCATCAAGTCAATGACCTCATCACTTCTCAGAGCCGTAAGACCTATGAAATAACATGAGCACACTAAAATAAACTTACAGATGTCATGAGCATGACAGACTAATCATTAAAACAAAGGACATTTGTTATTTTCATATGGTTAATTAAGGAAAATTATTCTCACCCAAGGTGCACTGTGTCTCTGTGATGACGTTCTGCTCCCTTAGATACAGCTTCTCCTTGTGAGAGAGGTCCCTTCTTTCCAAATCTACATGTAAAGGCATAGATACAAAAAAGTACCCcaaaacacttttaaaaaaacttaaacGCCACTGTCAATTCAAGATGGTTGTTCTCAATATTGAGGAATAgacgaaaaacacacacacacaaacctggatATTTCCGCTTGAAAGATGTGACCACTAAATATTCACTGACTTGCTCTTGCAACATGTAGTATTCTCCTGTATCATCCGGAGGCCACTTGTACTCTGTCAAGTTCTCTGCTGGAAAATATGTAGGCCTTCAAGGgtaaagaaaagcatcacatTAAACTACAGTACCAAGTGGGTAAAACAGAAAGATGGTAATAAAAAGATTGCGGGTCCTGTAATCagcctagaaaaaaaaatacccgaGCTCCTGGCTAGAAGTATCACAGCTTCGGGAGCTATCTCCTGAGCCCATGCGACGTCTCTTGGTGGCCTGACTTCCATCATTGGAGATCTCCTCTGTGTCATCCTGGAAAATCATCACAGTTAAATCATCAATTCTTATACTAACAGTCAGCATGGACATGGGAATCACATATCAAAACACTTCTGTCAATATGAAATGTTACTTGTAAAATGATGTAAACGAGGTGTAATGATACCTGAcaacatgtaagcatggatgtaaaattttgaaatgttttaacaTTACACCGGTTCATATCAtttgtgtaatatatatttactactatgatgtgtatgtatgcatttaCCTTTTACTTACTATAAACAACAATGCTAACATGCTAAACGCATACAGTAAACGGTCTATAGTTCATTTTTGTAAAGCCACCAAGGTCCAAAAATGCTGGCGCTTTCCTAAACCAAATCACGGAtgatataatgtatataaagttatatattgtatataacgTTAAGAAGCATAATCGCTTGATTTCCATAGTTATAGTATAAATATGATGCATTACATGCAAAATATAACGCATTTGCATTACTAATTTGTTGGTTAGCTAAccttttttagatatttgggcTAGTTATTAAACTAAACAATAAAGATTAGACTGGGTAATAAAGGTTAGCTGGGTTATATGGTGGGAAGGTCCAGCTCGGCGATGAACCGAAGAGCGTAAACACTCAGTGGCTAGCTGGCTAACGCTAGCGACAGGCGCAACGAAGTGATTGTCGGGGCGGCGCACGGGAGTCAAACGTCGGCTTTTCTGCACCGCGTGTCCGCTGCGACCGCAGCCAGCCTCTGCCGGACCGTCCTTACCCGCAGGGACTGAGTGCCGGGCGTTGCAGGACTACTGTCGCACTGTCTGGGAGAAAGCACTGTTGCCATTTTGATACGCCGCTACTGGTTTCTTCGTTGCCTGGCATACGTCCAGCGGCAGCGGCGCACTACCGCCCCCTACTGGGCTGGAAGGGCACCCGGTCATTGCTCAAACTGCAAACAATCTGATTGATTGGGAGGtacttttgtgttttgtttattcagataaaaaaatacaagactGAGAAGTAAAAAGTTTTACTTGAAAGTTCACTTTGAACCAATGTGCGGGATCTGTCGAGGAGGATGAGAGAAGAGTTTCTATCGGTTGGTTTGACAACTGCGGTCTGGAACGCAGGTGGAAGCGAAAGATGATGCGCACAGTGAAGTTCAGGTAAATTGAGATTACTTCCCCCCTTTTCACTGAAGGATTTGTCATTAACGGTATTTATCATTAACATCTTCagatacattttatttctgaagacACTATGATAAAAATGTATAGACGACAGGCCCACTTATTGTGGAACCAACCGTATGGTGGTTCTCCTGAGGTGTGTGTCTTCCTAATGTAAAGATATATTTGATATGATATATTTGACGGAATGCTGGAAGAAGTGATTAAAGTCACCCCCCACTCATCCGtcctttattttatatatatatatatagtataatagtatagtgtatgtgtgtgtgtgtgtgtgtgtgtgtatgtatgtatgtatgtatgtatgtgtgtgtgtgtgtgtgtgtgtatatatatatatatatatatggtataaTAGTATTTTTAGTTAAAATaagtttagtaaaaaaaatatttatatttaatttgagGGAGAGAGAATAGCATttgcagatatatatatatcttcagGACTCATGTCACTGGAACATGCCCCAGAAAAGCCAAGGTCACTGGGAAGACAGTGGTCATCACTGGTGCCAATACAGGAATGGGGAAGGAGACTGCCCGCGAGCTGGCCAAGAGAGGTAGGGGGTCAACAGACCACACCCACCCTGAGCCATGACCCGCCATGCACACCGCCATGGTTACCCTCTGTGCTGTGTCCTACCAGGGGGCAGGGTCATTATGGAGTGTCGAGACATGGTGAAAAGTTAGGTGGCTGCTCGGGAGATCAGGGGGCAGACGGTAAAACCCACATGTCTATGCCAGACACATCAACCATGTCCTGTCAGCAAACAGCCCATGCTCAGATCCACTCAAGGACACAGACACGTGCCAACTGAAAACCCGTGCTTGTTTCTTGTAGAGGAAGAGGGAGTGGACGTGTTGATAAATGATGCTTTGTCCCGCTGGGAAGACAGGGGATGGCTTTGGCATGCAA
Above is a genomic segment from Denticeps clupeoides chromosome 8, fDenClu1.1, whole genome shotgun sequence containing:
- the phf10 gene encoding PHD finger protein 10 isoform X3, producing MATVLSPRQCDSSPATPGTQSLRDDTEEISNDGSQATKRRRMGSGDSSRSCDTSSQELGPTYFPAENLTEYKWPPDDTGEYYMLQEQVSEYLVVTSFKRKYPDLERRDLSHKEKLYLREQNVITETQCTLGLTALRSDEVIDLMIKEYPAKHAEYSVILQERERQRITKEYSVSTLSVQMQQQNPQKVEASKVPEYIKKAAKKAAEFNSNFNRERMEERRAYFDLQTHIIQVPQGKYKVLPPERTKTGPYPVALIPGQFQDYYKRYSPNELRYLPLNTALYEPPLDPELPAPDSDGDSDEAEDIKADDGKKNKGSSDSSSGNTSDGESQDSSVLSKGKTKDRATGQGKDTTPRPLKSVPGYKSPSHLLSTSAETSDVSQRELISCTHTLTLLQMTVASQAELVHLWTLLFDTQFLECPLR
- the phf10 gene encoding PHD finger protein 10 isoform X2 yields the protein MATVLSPRQCDSSPATPGTQSLRDDTEEISNDGSQATKRRRMGSGDSSRSCDTSSQELGPTYFPAENLTEYKWPPDDTGEYYMLQEQVSEYLVVTSFKRKYPDLERRDLSHKEKLYLREQNVITETQCTLGLTALRSDEVIDLMIKEYPAKHAEYSVILQERERQRITKEYSQMQQQNPQKVEASKVPEYIKKAAKKAAEFNSNFNRERMEERRAYFDLQTHIIQVPQGKYKVLPPERTKTGPYPVALIPGQFQDYYKRYSPNELRYLPLNTALYEPPLDPELPAPDSDGDSDEAEDIKADDGKKNKGSSDSSSGNTSDGESQDSSVLSKGKTKDRATGQGKDTTPRPLKSVPGYKPKVIPNAICGICQKGKESNKKGKPEALIHCSQCRNSGHPSCLDMSTELVALIKTYRWQCMECKTCSVCEQPHHEEEMMFCDKCDRGFHTFCVGMDSIPLGCWVCDCCNKEFSTPKKKGSKTPKKTPK
- the phf10 gene encoding PHD finger protein 10 isoform X1 translates to MATVLSPRQCDSSPATPGTQSLRDDTEEISNDGSQATKRRRMGSGDSSRSCDTSSQELGPTYFPAENLTEYKWPPDDTGEYYMLQEQVSEYLVVTSFKRKYPDLERRDLSHKEKLYLREQNVITETQCTLGLTALRSDEVIDLMIKEYPAKHAEYSVILQERERQRITKEYSVSTLSVQMQQQNPQKVEASKVPEYIKKAAKKAAEFNSNFNRERMEERRAYFDLQTHIIQVPQGKYKVLPPERTKTGPYPVALIPGQFQDYYKRYSPNELRYLPLNTALYEPPLDPELPAPDSDGDSDEAEDIKADDGKKNKGSSDSSSGNTSDGESQDSSVLSKGKTKDRATGQGKDTTPRPLKSVPGYKPKVIPNAICGICQKGKESNKKGKPEALIHCSQCRNSGHPSCLDMSTELVALIKTYRWQCMECKTCSVCEQPHHEEEMMFCDKCDRGFHTFCVGMDSIPLGCWVCDCCNKEFSTPKKKGSKTPKKTPK